One region of Terricaulis silvestris genomic DNA includes:
- a CDS encoding DUF5367 family protein: protein MILRAMGLGFVLWLAVAAVFRFAGQMFFLPDGRLIAYISAPVVGVIATLLLLRLLHEARGDEGEAAIGIALPSLFLNGFMTHEFVTTLPNIDPTLDATFGAWSLLFCGSILMVGLFMTQLAPQDERI from the coding sequence ATGATCTTGCGCGCGATGGGGCTGGGGTTTGTGTTGTGGCTCGCGGTCGCCGCGGTGTTTCGGTTTGCGGGGCAGATGTTCTTTTTGCCGGATGGGCGGCTGATCGCGTATATCTCCGCGCCAGTCGTCGGCGTGATCGCCACGCTTCTGCTGCTGAGATTGCTGCACGAAGCGCGCGGCGATGAGGGCGAGGCGGCGATCGGCATCGCCTTGCCGTCGCTGTTTCTGAACGGCTTCATGACGCACGAATTCGTCACGACGCTGCCCAACATCGATCCGACCTTGGATGCCACGTTTGGCGCCTGGTCGTTGTTGTTTTGCGGGTCGATCCTGATGGTAGGTTTGTTCATGACGCAGCTCGCGCCGCAGGATGAGCG